The DNA segment AGAAGGGTTTAGAGAGAATACAGATGTTTGCAATTCTATTTGAGCCAGCCTTATCTTCTAAGAtttgagatgctcagatgtctgatccaAAGATTCAACGGTTGGATCGAATGGACAATAGGGATAGTACGTCCGGAttccactatcagtcagatgggtTTATGTGTTTGTCTGGTCGCGTGGTACCAGAGGATGATACTCTAAGGGATGAGCTTTTATCTCAAGCTCATCGTACCAAGTTGAGTactcatccggggagcaacaagatctTCAAGAATTTACAGACTCGGTTTTGgcggaaaggaatgaagcggagtgtatatCAGTATGTGTCCAAGTGCTTGATGTGTCAGCAGGttaaggctgaacatcgacgacccgGAGTATTGTTGCATAGCTTACCGATTCcggagtggaaatgagagtttatcatgatggattttgtgacctaATTGCTGATGTCCTCAcgaaactgtgatgctatctgggttgtggtagaTCCACTCACCAATTCAGCACATAATCTTCCATATAACCGAGATTTCACTATTGACCGGATGGCTTGTTTGAACATTCAGGATATTTTACGATTCCATGGTGTACCAGTGAGCATCGTCAGTGACAGGgaccctagatttacttccaaattgtgggggagttttcagcgtGCTCTGGGCACTACACTCAATTTGAGTACCGCATATTACCCGGAGACAGATGGACAGACGGAACTCactatccttactcttgaggatatgttgcaAGCTTGTaatatggattttggtccagcttagcaagatcatttgtcattgattgaattcgcgtacaacaacagctaccaccgcagtattgggatggcaccttttgaggtgtTGTACGGGCGGGGTTGTTGTACTCCACTATTTTGGGAGGAATTTGGGGAACAACAAGTAGAAGTACCAGAGTTAGTACAGCAGTCTGCAAATAtagttgatcagatcaagaagcATATAAGAATTGCACAGGATCAtcaggccagttatgcgaataccAAGCGTAtacctttgcagtttgaggtgGGAAAGAAGGTATTCTTGAGAGTTTCACCATTTGCAGGATTTTGATATTCGGTCTCAAAGGAAAgatatctccgagattcatttgTCCCTTTGAAATCTTAGAAAGTATTGGATATTTAGCTTAGATATTAGCACTACCACCGTATATGTCTAGTATCCATGATGTATTCCATGTGTCACTgctgcgacgatatgtggcagatgagtatCATGTTTTACAGCCGTCAGAGGTACAGTTGGATACAGATCTGGCATATGTTGAGATACCGTTGCAtgtcctggatcataaggacaatgttttgcggaacaagatcattcctcttgttctagttcagtggcagcgcagaggcacAAAGGAAGTCACTTGGGAGCTAGAGATCCGCATGCATTtggaacatcctgagttattttgattataCTTTTTATTTCAGAAGTGTAATTTGTAAATGTTCAGTTTTAATAAAGGATTTTTAATTCAGTGTTTAATCTTTTTAATTAAgacctgatttcgaggacgaaatctcttaagtgggggagaatataTTAGCCTAGCTCcatttttacaagattaaattcaTTAAATGTGTTTAGAACaagtaaaacataatttaagGATTTTAATTATGTCAAACGGACCAAGAAATCGAATCCAGATGTACAAAAGTGGTAAATGATCTTATTTGGGCTCGGGTGGTTCGAAAAGTCCAAACCCAATCATGGTAAGGATCGGAGGGACCGAAGGTTTAGAAGAGGCGAAGGCATTCGGAAGCTACGGTAAGTTTGGAACTTCCAAAGTacaatcggagcttctgatcgcaTTTAGGCTATGCACATTATCGATGTGTCAACTCACTCGGACATGCTAGAGAACGAAACGttcgaaggtgagttcggaactttcgatcatTGCATTTCTGCAACGTGGCTGGCAtgtgagttcggagcttccaaagaggAATTGAATATAAATAGGGAATCCGAGATTCAGTTTTGTACACCATTTCCACATCCTTTCTCTCTGGTTGTGTGGGGTTTTGGAGCTTTCCATCCTTCTTTGGAGTGGTCCGGGCATTGGCGAGGTGCTCCGGAGTTATagcggagtggtgcccaagttttaGGGGCattcgacaacaaagggctgacgacggatggaCGTATACATGAGATCCTATAAATagtttgggagtatctattagcttagttaaggcttttagatgaTATTTAGTGATATAGTAATTGTAAGCCCCCGTCTTGCAGTTAAATCCAGTACAATCAAAAGTACAGTAGCGGAAGCATAATCAATCCTTTTACACATATAATAATCAAAATACTAAAACAATCACAAGCACTCGTGTCATCACAGCAGCTAAACCCACTTTTCATTATCCACAATGTCGATCTTACTCAAGATCCCAAAATCCTATATCTGAAATTTTTCAATATACAGAAAGAAAATAGAGGTTACGTTTTTAAACACTTAGTGAGGGAATAAattggatttatttatttataacgAGACAAACAGTATCAGTGCAGTATTTCAATATGAGATGCCAGATATCAATAATAACATATCAGTATCAAGTATTATGTCAAGAGAAATGCAGTGACTGTTCATGATTCTGAAGTGAATATCGTAGGCtaaagaggtggctcccaccaACATTCGGTGTAGAACTTTTCCCCATGTACTCAAATAGGATCCGTACAATCGATATTTTACGAGCCAAGGTGAACTTACATTTTCTGACCAAAGTCACGTTTttcacactacaagaaaaactggaaacgacaacggttttaatccgttgtcgtaggggtcgAAAAACCGTTGTACTTTTAGGTGTTGTGGTAGGTataacatacgacaacggtttatatccgttgtggaTTCCGACATTTGACAACAGATATGCAACATTAAATATCTGTTGTGGTACACACCTTTTGACCACGGTTTATAACCGTTGTCTTAAGTTGTCTTCTACGACAGttataaaccgttgtctatgttgGCATACCACACCTTTTGACCACGGTTTATAACCGTTGTCTTAAGTTGTATTTTACGACAGttataaaccgttgtctatgttaGCATACGACAACAGATTTGCAACactttatatccgttgtcgtatgtttAGAAATAACcacattttaaaaatgatgtcttATGTAGGTTACGACAACATATATGCAACTtcttatatccgttgtcgtttgctTATTATTCAACCacgttttaaaaccgttgtcgtatgttatttttaacaaCAGTTTATAACCATTGTCTTAAATTGCCTTTCCGCAAGAGCTATTATTCACAATGAATTAAAAAACCATTGTCTATTTTAATTAGTGGTATATAcccatacaaaataaaatatttactacatacataaaatatgtgaaataatatatatcttcAAGTCTCAAAAGCTGTGACATACATCTAAATACTTTTATAGAAATTGTAGCGCTAGTAATTTCGAACCCAACATGTCATGGAAGTTGTACAAAAAATATAGATCTACTTATCTGACCAATTTACAAGTATTTTCGatcattgaaattcaaaaacaGCTTCTCCTCAATTGTTAAGAGTTCGATCTTGAAACAAAGCGCTTCTCCTCAATTTCCCAAAACAACAAGTTCATTCCACATTCCCAAAACAGCAAGTTCATTCCACAGCTTCATACCCATGCCCGACATGACTTCCAGTCACCCGACAGCCAAAACTACAAGTAACAGCAAATACCAAATAGTGTTACAAGCCAATTACGAAATTATGGAGCAATAATGTCGAAAACAATTATGGATCAATAATGTCGAAATAAACAAATTACCTGTGTCAGAATGAAAAAGGCTTTCAGATTTAACTTGGAATGGCTACTCAAGAAACTCCCACACACAGTAAACATCTCAAAGAAACAGGCCAAACCACAGCCCACCTCAAGATTTTCTTTCCAATCAAGAAATgcaaaaaaaacaacaatacGTGGTTTCTtccatgttaaaaaaaaaattaagttgtgTAACATGGCAGCTAAAAATATTTCAGAGCCACACTAAAACATCCATTGAGTTCGTCGTACCCTGCACCACATCAAGTctaaagactcccacacacggTTTCTTCCATGTTTTTTCCTTAGTTGATTATCTCTATTAAATATCAAACTTACATCCCTTTCTTTAtggaattcaatcaaataagGCATCACCCAATCAATCTTAATCGAGACATGTTGCTTAAGTTGTTCATGTTTAATCTAACAGAAATCTTTCCATGTGGCCCAAGATACATCACATACAACTCAAACTCATTCTTTGAAAATTTATCTCGTATCAATAATGCACAATCAATAGGAAACATAAGTCAAAAGTCGCTGCATTGAGAGCTCAGAAGACTGGAAAAAACTATAGCATCGGACTTTTTACCAAGAAGCCTACCAAGTCAATTCACGCGAAAGATAAGGGAGTGAAACTTAAAGCACTATCTTTGTCTGCTCATAAGGTGGGGAAGGCTGCAACATCAAAGAAAGATGATTTGCCATTGTCGGCAAACCCAAAATCAGAACATTTGAAGAAAACTCAAACCACCTCCATTGACATGAACAATTGTACCGTATGCAACTACAATATTAGATTCCAGTGTCAACGTAACCAACTTGCCCTATAAAACAAAGTTTCATCATGTtataaattgattcaactcCCGGGTGACATTCATTCAATTACATAATAACAGTAGCGTAGGCAATACCTGCAAGAAATCGTCTTTGCTCAGAATTTGCATGTCATCATCAATGAAAGTTGCATAATATGGGGCACtcttttttgttttgattttgtcTTCATTCCTGAGATGTAACTTTACGGAGCAACTACCTTTCTCTTCAATCTCAGAGGCGCATGCACCATTTTTGAACATTTCTTCCAACTTTTTTATGCGTTCGTCTTGATCTGCAAGGCGAGTAGATTGTTCTGAAATCAATAGTTTTGCCTCTGATAACTCTTTTTTATGCTGCATCAATAAGTGTCCATCACCAGTAGGCCTCTTCCATAATGTACCAACATTAAAGTAGACAGTTGGAGTTATATGACCTCCAACACCCCTGACACGTCCACCATGCTCTTCTAAATCAAGTACATTTGAAAGGATAACCTTTTTTGACCCTTCAAATTGCAACTTACCATCCCGttttttcttcacatattcatcctgtcaagcacaagaaattattttttacCAAAAAACAGTTTACTTGAATAAATACTATTGGATTCATGTACTTATTACATACAATCTTTTCTATTTTCATTTTCAGATCATCTCCTTCAACTTCACCCTCCTTATTCACCCGTCCTTTCTTCCAAATAAGAGCCCGAttgacatcatcatcatcacatAATTCACTTGCCTTCAAACAagataaaaaatatcaaattattGCCATTGTTATAGAAGATAGGCTATGAAAAAAATACTTACTATTTCATCAGCAAATTATGCATAACCTTTACGGGAAAGCCGATGTGGGTATATGTTCtgctttcttctcttcttttgctcAGCACTTAAGTTCTAGATAATTCTCCACATGTTTTAATGTATCggtatatataataatgacatgttaaattgtttttaagaAGTAATTAATAATCGATCTTACCATGAAGTCAACGGACATGCGAGTGATTACAAAGGAACTCCAATCATCCCGTGGAATACCGTAGCCACTTGGCGGTTCTTTCAACTCCTCTGGTTATCAAACTTCGAGAAAATGAACTTCTCAGTTAGATGCGCCTTGTATTGCCGCCACTTACTATTCGCTGAATGCAAACAGCCCTTCCTCCAGCTTGGGCTAACATTGTATGTCAGCTGTAAAGAAAAGTATATATCAACCCATACAtaacatttaaattatttaaactgtCAAATACTTCTTACTTACATTAACTGATTCCCATATTAACTCTTTAACATCACTTGGAACTTGCTTCCAATTCTTGTAACTGATCTTAATCTTTTCTCGAGCGAGAACTCCTATATAACTCTGCATTTCAGCCGCAAACTCTCCTATTGGCTGTCCAATTTTATTGAACATTACATCCTTTCTAACTCCCTGCACCCTTTGCCTAACGACCTTATCCAAACGTGTACGACCTCTAGAACTTCTTGTCATCTCGGTCACAGTAGATTCCACCGGTTCTGCCTCATTGTTTTCAGCAGCTTTACCATTGTGATAACCCTTACGAAACTGTTCACGAGCTTCCATAGTGCCAGAAATTAGAAGATTATTCAATGCCAAATCAGACCTCAAGTTTCCCCAATGACAGTTCCTGCAAAAGTTGACATCTTCTTAGGCATACGTATTAAAACGAAATAAAGAGTGATAATGAAAACGAACTATAAATTTCAAGATAAAATACAAAGAAAATAGATTAACGAGATTTATATACTAAACAGTAAAAAAAGGATTTCAGTGGGTTACATTATGCATTGTCAACCCAAGTTCCATCACAATCTTCACGAATGCATGGTGGTTCATTTTCATCTTTTTCATCAACATCCAATGGTTCCATTGGTAGAAATCCTCTAGTAAAAGATTGATAATGAATTACAGAGTTTTCCAACACATCCTCAGATATGAATTCAATGTACTCCTTGGTAGGAGTAGTAAGTACAACATGCCATGTAGGATCTTGAGGatcttcaacataaaacacCTGCTTTGCTTGATTGGCTAAGATAAAAGAGTCAGATTTGAATCCAACTCTTTTCAAGTTCACCAACGTGAAACCAAGATCATCAACTTTAATACCGTTATTATTCTCAACCCAATTACATTTAAACATTGGAACTTGATATTTGTGGTAATCGAGTACCCATATCTCTTGAATGACTCCAAAGAAAATCATGTCTGACACAACTGGATGTTTGTCCTTTGCACTGGCAACTTGCATGGTTTTTGCAATTAAGCTTACTCCAGAGTTTTGAAAAACTCGTCTATCATCACACTCTTTGGTATGATAAGTTACCCCATCAATCAGATAGCTAGAGTACTTTAACACTTGATTGCTAGGTCCACGGGCTATCCACTTTAATCTTTCTGATATTTGACAGGTGGAATGACCAACACCACTTCCAACCTATATTTCACAATGTGATAAATTTTGTCACGAACTTCAAAACTTATATTTCAATGCTTATGACACTTACACGGTCACGTAACCAGTTAGCAAACGCGCGGTTGTGCTCATCTTGTAACCACTTTTTGGACTTAGCTTTATTGGGAAATTTTTCACTCAGAAATGTCATGTGTtccctaataaaaaaataaatgtgttTATGTTAAACAATAGATCAAAAAAGTTGAAAGAAATTACTAATATGTTAGAGAAATTACTCGATATATGGATCAACGTCAACATCATTTTCCAACACATAACGATGCGCTTGATGCAACTCATCAAGGCTAGTGGAGTACACTACGGCACCAGATAAAGGCCTAGTAAGTTGTAATTGTCGATGACTTGTTGGGATCCCAATTGTATGAACGTTAGACATGTAGTCAGAGCAAAATTCCACAGCCTCTTCAGCAACATAACATTCGGCTATACACCCTTTTGGCCGATTGCGATTTCGCACATAGCCTTTCAAGATCTTCATGAATCTTTCAAATGGGTACATCTGCCTATACCAAACAGGTCCACACAATTTTACCTCCCGCACAAGATGGACAGTTAAATGAACCATTATATCGAAAAACgatggtggaaaatatttttcaagcatACACAATAGGGTAACAATCTCTCTTTGCAGACCATCCAACTTTGAGACATCTATCACTTTATTGCATAAAACATTGAAGAACCCACACAACCGGATGATAGTATCTCTAACATGTTTAGGCAAGACATCGCGGATGGCGATTGGAAACAATTGTTGCATCAAAGTGTGGTAGTCATGTGACTTGAGGCCAACAAGTTCTAAGTCCTTCATTGACACCAGATTTTTAACATTGGAGGAGTAACCTGTCGGGACTTTCATTCCAAACAAAGAATTGCAAAGTTTTCTTTTCTCAGTCCTACTTAGTGTAAAACAAGTTGCTGGCAAAAAAGTTCTATTCTCCTCCGTCTTTGGTGCCAAATCAGTCCTCACATTCATCTCCACAAGGTCTAGTCTAGCGGCTATCCCATCCTTTGTTTTTCCTGGAACATTAAGTAGCGTACCAATAAGACTTTCACAAACATTTTTTTCAATGTGCATCACATCAAGCACATGTCGAACATGTAGATGTTTCCAATACTCTAGTTCAAAGAATATGGATTTTCTTTTCCAACATGATTTTGTTTCCAACTCCTTGCGCTGAAGCTTCCCAATCATTTTTCCCGCACGATAGTTAATCTTATCAACTCTTTCCAACACTTCAAGCCCAGTTAATGGTTTTGGTGCGGGGTTAAACTCTTGTTTCCCATTAAAAGCTTTTTTTTGCCTTCGGTAAGGATGATTTCTAGGAAGAAACCTTCGATGACCTGTATATGACATTTTTCTACTATGCTTCAACCTGGTCGAATATGTTTCTTCCCCACAGATAGGGCATGCTTGATATCCTTTCACAACACAACCTGACATGTTCCCATAAGCAGGAAAATCATTGATT comes from the Henckelia pumila isolate YLH828 chromosome 1, ASM3356847v2, whole genome shotgun sequence genome and includes:
- the LOC140874331 gene encoding uncharacterized protein, producing the protein MDKAWMSKNRLSHEYEVGVDSFLQFAMQNANDPNEIPCPCTRCGNLQMKDVRTIRAHLCSNGMDLTYHTWIWHGERSTVMNPMNDSDQVGPDEHKYFAEETIDMVHDAYDSYAANPSQFHKILEDAEKPLYSGCTKFTKLTALVKLFNLKAKYSWSDKSFTDLLSLLGEMLPDHNEFPLYYYDANKSFSALGMNYVKIHACPNDCILYRKEFEDLSNCPICGMSRWKLGNNSVVNEGTPAKVLWYFPPIPRFQRLFRNKEVSKELTWHADKRICDGYLRHLADLPAWKVVDHKWLDFASESRNLRLAISADEINPHSLMSSAYSCWPVVMITYNLPPWLCMKRKFMMLTLLIFGPKQPGNDIDVYLAPLVDDLKCLWEIGVDAYDTYRKEYFSLRAVLLWTINDFPAYGNMSGCVVKGYQACPICGEETYSTRLKHSRKMSYTGHRRFLPRNHPYRRQKKAFNGKQEFNPAPKPLTGLEVLERVDKINYRAGKMIGKLQRKELETKSCWKRKSIFFELEYWKHLHVRHVLDVMHIEKNVCESLIGTLLNVPGKTKDGIAARLDLVEMNVRTDLAPKTEENRTFLPATCFTLSRTEKRKLCNSLFGMKVPTGYSSNVKNLVSMKDLELVGLKSHDYHTLMQQLFPIAIRDVLPKHVRDTIIRLCGFFNVLCNKVIDVSKLDGLQREIVTLLCMLEKYFPPSFFDIMVHLTVHLVREVKLCGPVWYRQMYPFERFMKILKGYVRNRNRPKGCIAECYVAEEAVEFCSDYMSNVHTIGIPTSHRQLQLTRPLSGAVVYSTSLDELHQAHRYVLENDVDVDPYIE